In the Synergistaceae bacterium genome, one interval contains:
- the prfB gene encoding peptide chain release factor 2 (programmed frameshift): protein MIQANVSVLEELRSLKQELQDSLDLPALKNRASELEAATAAEDFWSQEGSQDALKELSGITQRLGEWERVCREMEDLDVLDEMLREGDDRELQKEFDARTAELRRALDRHQLMILLNEEYDAASAILTVHAGSGGLDSQDWAEMMLRMYLRWAERDGFKTTVIEASSDEEAGIKSATVLVEGEYAYGYLKSEKGVHRLVRISPFDSAHRRHTSFASAGVSPELPDSVEVEIRPEDLRVDTFRASGAGGQYVNRTDSAVRITHIPTGIVVSCQNERSQHMNRQVAMQVLKSRLYERAMQERSEELAAVVGDKKENSWGNQIRSYVLHPYTLVKDHRTGTEKGNVQAVLDGDIDDFIMAYLRWNRQ from the exons ATGATACAGGCAAATGTTTCCGTATTGGAAGAACTGCGGTCCCTGAAGCAGGAACTGCAGGACAGTCTT GACCTGCCCGCTCTGAAAAACAGGGCTTCCGAACTGGAAGCGGCGACGGCGGCGGAAGATTTCTGGTCCCAGGAGGGCAGCCAGGATGCTTTAAAGGAACTTTCCGGCATTACGCAGCGTCTCGGAGAATGGGAACGGGTCTGTCGGGAAATGGAGGATCTGGACGTTCTCGACGAAATGCTGCGGGAGGGCGACGACCGCGAACTGCAAAAGGAATTTGACGCCCGGACGGCCGAACTGCGCCGCGCTCTGGACCGGCATCAGCTCATGATCCTCCTGAACGAGGAGTACGATGCCGCCAGCGCGATTTTGACGGTGCACGCCGGATCGGGAGGGCTGGATTCTCAGGACTGGGCGGAGATGATGCTCCGCATGTATCTGAGATGGGCCGAGCGGGACGGATTCAAAACAACGGTCATTGAGGCCTCCTCGGACGAAGAGGCGGGGATCAAGAGCGCTACGGTACTTGTGGAGGGCGAATATGCCTACGGCTATCTCAAATCCGAAAAGGGAGTCCACCGACTGGTGCGGATTTCTCCCTTCGATTCGGCCCATCGCCGTCACACCAGCTTTGCCTCGGCGGGAGTTTCCCCCGAACTGCCGGACAGCGTGGAGGTGGAAATAAGGCCCGAAGATCTGCGGGTCGATACCTTCCGGGCCAGCGGAGCGGGCGGGCAGTACGTCAACCGAACGGACTCGGCGGTTCGGATTACGCATATTCCCACGGGAATTGTGGTAAGCTGTCAGAATGAGCGCTCTCAGCACATGAACCGTCAGGTCGCCATGCAGGTTCTGAAGAGCAGACTGTACGAGCGCGCCATGCAGGAGCGCAGCGAAGAACTGGCGGCCGTCGTGGGCGACAAAAAAGAGAACTCCTGGGGGAATCAGATCCGTTCTTACGTGCTGCATCCTTACACGCTGGTCAAGGATCATCGCACGGGAACGGAAAAGGGAAACGTGCAGGCCGTTCTGGACGGCGACATCGACGATTTTATTATGGCTTATCTGCGATGGAACAGGCAATAG